In Streptomyces sp. NBC_01551, one DNA window encodes the following:
- a CDS encoding tetratricopeptide repeat protein: MNTPTAYYEHGTAAERWERGRLFFEAKEYTAAARVLDSLAGEVPEQLAPRLLLARAYYHSAQLSRAEQELRGILERWPVEDYAQLMLGRTLERQGRAAEAARYLRIAAAMAGEFPED; this comes from the coding sequence ATGAACACGCCGACGGCGTACTACGAGCACGGGACCGCGGCCGAGCGCTGGGAGCGGGGCCGGCTCTTCTTCGAGGCGAAGGAGTACACGGCCGCCGCCCGCGTCCTGGACTCGCTGGCCGGCGAGGTCCCCGAGCAGCTCGCGCCGCGGCTCCTGCTGGCCCGCGCCTACTACCACTCCGCCCAGCTCTCCCGCGCCGAGCAGGAGCTGCGCGGCATCCTGGAGCGCTGGCCGGTGGAGGACTACGCGCAGCTGATGCTGGGCCGCACCCTGGAGCGCCAGGGCCGGGCCGCCGAGGCCGCCCGGTACCTGCGGATCGCCGCCGCCATGGCCGGGGAGTTCCCCGAGGACTGA
- a CDS encoding YncE family protein: protein MKPHAPRATGALVFTTATTAALIVTVAAGGAGAEPTAPSPPAAPDGVTYRETGRFTTAGKPRDLLLHPESKNLYVGSDDLADTADVNESGLYVLNPADGAVRGTVTRIPGPTGTLGRRAVTRIAAPLPGDGVVFGYPLRGIGTAKTGDETAAGAWVAGATVTDLGPGTGPATVLVAQGPVLAEVDLATAAVRRSLTLEGGDSFAVDAARKTVWFTDFGNRRLYKVDSERLAVVATVELPAGEGFGWFTEVDPQTGNVWVGLDDSVVVYAATGARLGALTGKDQPRAARFDAATGQAFVVWQDAGDPSLPGSDNDGALTVYRAADLTEVVRSVVLPGNQSQLGAASLAVQPGGEVVLVGSPAQGAITRLERTVPPKPSPDPSSDPSGPSPGPSASASGPGPVTPSAAPPLPTTTSLAAPPAAAVGGTGGEPPHAAPGPGAGPGPGPGSAPAPHGALASTGTTVLSGAGVAVALTAAGWGLIRLRAGRFGRIGPG, encoded by the coding sequence ATGAAACCCCACGCCCCGCGCGCCACCGGAGCGCTCGTGTTCACCACCGCCACCACGGCCGCGTTGATCGTGACCGTCGCGGCCGGCGGCGCCGGAGCGGAACCAACGGCGCCGTCACCGCCCGCCGCGCCCGACGGCGTCACCTACCGGGAGACGGGCCGGTTCACGACCGCCGGCAAACCCCGTGACCTGCTGCTGCACCCGGAGTCGAAGAACCTGTACGTCGGTTCGGACGACCTGGCCGACACCGCCGACGTCAACGAGAGCGGCCTGTACGTCCTGAACCCCGCCGACGGCGCCGTACGCGGCACCGTCACCCGGATCCCGGGCCCGACGGGCACGCTCGGCCGCCGCGCCGTCACGCGGATCGCCGCCCCGCTCCCGGGCGACGGCGTCGTGTTCGGCTACCCGCTGCGCGGCATCGGCACGGCCAAGACCGGCGACGAGACGGCGGCCGGAGCCTGGGTGGCGGGCGCGACGGTCACCGACCTCGGCCCGGGCACCGGCCCCGCCACCGTGCTGGTGGCGCAGGGGCCGGTGCTGGCGGAGGTGGACCTCGCGACGGCGGCCGTGCGGCGCTCGCTCACCCTCGAAGGCGGCGACTCCTTCGCGGTGGACGCCGCGCGCAAGACGGTGTGGTTCACCGACTTCGGCAACCGCCGCCTGTACAAGGTCGATTCGGAGCGGCTGGCGGTCGTGGCGACCGTGGAACTCCCGGCCGGCGAGGGCTTCGGCTGGTTCACCGAAGTGGATCCGCAGACCGGCAACGTGTGGGTGGGCCTGGACGACTCGGTCGTCGTGTACGCCGCCACCGGCGCCCGGCTGGGGGCGCTGACCGGCAAGGACCAGCCGCGCGCGGCGCGGTTCGACGCCGCGACCGGGCAGGCGTTCGTCGTCTGGCAGGACGCCGGGGACCCTTCGCTGCCCGGGAGTGACAACGACGGCGCGCTGACCGTGTACCGGGCCGCCGATCTGACGGAGGTCGTACGTTCCGTCGTACTGCCGGGGAATCAGAGCCAGTTGGGGGCGGCGAGCCTGGCGGTGCAGCCCGGGGGAGAGGTGGTTCTGGTGGGCAGCCCCGCGCAGGGGGCGATCACCCGCCTGGAGCGGACCGTACCGCCGAAGCCCTCCCCCGATCCCTCGTCGGATCCGTCGGGCCCCTCACCGGGCCCGTCCGCGAGCGCGTCAGGTCCCGGACCGGTGACACCCTCCGCCGCCCCACCCCTTCCTACGACGACCAGCCTGGCGGCGCCGCCCGCCGCGGCCGTCGGCGGCACGGGCGGGGAACCTCCGCACGCCGCGCCGGGTCCGGGTGCCGGGCCGGGACCGGGGCCGGGGTCGGCTCCCGCCCCGCACGGAGCCCTCGCCTCCACGGGTACCACGGTGTTGTCCGGCGCCGGGGTCGCCGTCGCGCTGACCGCGGCAGGGTGGGGTCTGATCAGGCTCCGGGCAGGCCGCTTCGGTCGCATTGGCCCTGGATGA
- a CDS encoding pirin family protein, with the protein MSNLERQPALSTCGGRGFVVAEPVRELLSPRTVKLGESTEVRRLLPNLGRRMVGAWCFVDHYGPDDIADEPGMQVAPHPHAGLQTVSWLHEGEILHRDSVGSLATVRPRELGLMTSGRGISHSEESPRPHARFLHGAQLWVALPDAHRHVEPHFQHHADLPSVTAPGLSATVILGTLDKATSPGTAYSPIVGADLALTAGTQTRLPLDPDFEYAVLSMSGEAHVDDVPVLPGSMLYLGCGRTELPLRATSDAGLMLLGGEPFEEEIVMFWNWIGRSNEEIVQARKDWMEGTRFGEVKGYDGPPIPAPQLPPGPLKARGRVR; encoded by the coding sequence ATGAGCAATCTCGAACGCCAGCCCGCGCTCTCCACCTGCGGCGGCCGCGGCTTCGTCGTGGCCGAACCCGTACGCGAGCTCCTCAGCCCGCGCACGGTCAAGCTCGGTGAGTCCACCGAGGTCCGCCGACTCCTGCCGAACCTGGGCCGCCGCATGGTGGGCGCCTGGTGCTTCGTGGACCACTACGGCCCCGACGACATCGCCGACGAGCCCGGCATGCAGGTCGCGCCCCACCCGCACGCGGGGCTCCAGACCGTGAGCTGGCTCCATGAGGGCGAGATCCTGCACCGCGACAGCGTGGGCAGCCTGGCGACGGTCCGCCCGCGCGAGCTGGGCCTGATGACCTCCGGCCGCGGCATCAGCCACTCGGAGGAGAGCCCGCGCCCGCACGCCCGCTTCCTGCACGGCGCGCAGCTGTGGGTGGCCCTGCCCGACGCCCACCGCCACGTCGAGCCCCACTTCCAGCACCACGCGGACCTTCCATCGGTGACGGCCCCGGGCCTGAGCGCGACGGTCATCCTGGGCACCCTCGACAAGGCGACCTCACCCGGCACGGCGTACAGCCCCATCGTCGGCGCGGACCTGGCCCTCACGGCGGGCACGCAAACCCGGCTCCCGCTCGACCCGGACTTCGAGTACGCGGTCCTGTCCATGTCGGGCGAGGCCCACGTCGACGACGTCCCGGTCCTCCCGGGCTCGATGCTCTACCTGGGCTGCGGCCGCACCGAACTCCCCCTCCGCGCAACCTCGGACGCGGGCCTGATGCTCCTGGGCGGGGAGCCGTTCGAGGAGGAGATCGTGATGTTCTGGAACTGGATCGGCCGGAGCAACGAGGAGATCGTACAAGCCCGCAAGGACTGGATGGAAGGCACCCGCTTCGGCGAGGTGAAGGGCTACGACGGCCCCCCGATCCCTGCGCCGCAGCTCCCGCCGGGTCCGCTGAAGGCACGCGGACGGGTGCGCTGA
- a CDS encoding metallophosphoesterase — translation MPVIAHLSDIHLDGAGRAADRTRTVMEYLDGLPYDLDAVLVSGDIADHGSPAEYEEAAKLLRSRHPLVVCPGNHDVREAFRRGLLGEEDPSGAPVDQVLRGDGFVLAVCDSSVPGEDRGFLEESTLAWLDDVLAGTPRETPVLVAFHHPPAPLHTPYVDGIRQFGEDRLAALAGRHPHLAAFLCGHAHTAAATTFAGRPLLVAPGVVSTLRLPWEAPSGDPHVHLDEPPAVAFHVLADEGRLTTHYRVVVARR, via the coding sequence GTGCCCGTCATCGCCCACCTCAGTGACATCCACCTCGACGGCGCGGGCCGCGCCGCGGACCGTACCCGCACCGTCATGGAGTACCTGGACGGGCTCCCGTACGACCTGGACGCGGTGCTGGTGAGCGGTGACATCGCCGACCACGGGAGCCCCGCCGAGTACGAGGAGGCCGCGAAGCTGCTGCGCTCCCGGCACCCGCTGGTCGTATGCCCCGGCAACCACGACGTCCGCGAGGCGTTCCGGCGGGGGCTGCTGGGGGAGGAGGACCCGTCCGGGGCGCCGGTTGACCAGGTGCTGCGCGGGGACGGGTTCGTGCTCGCCGTGTGCGATTCCTCCGTACCGGGTGAGGACCGGGGCTTCCTGGAGGAGTCCACGCTGGCCTGGCTGGACGACGTACTGGCCGGCACGCCGCGGGAGACACCGGTCCTGGTCGCCTTCCACCATCCGCCGGCGCCGCTGCACACCCCGTACGTCGACGGCATCCGGCAGTTCGGCGAGGATCGGCTGGCGGCGCTGGCCGGGCGGCACCCGCACCTGGCGGCGTTCCTGTGCGGGCACGCCCACACCGCCGCCGCGACCACCTTCGCCGGGCGCCCGCTGCTCGTGGCGCCGGGCGTGGTGTCCACGCTGCGGCTGCCGTGGGAGGCCCCGAGCGGCGATCCGCACGTCCACCTCGACGAGCCGCCGGCGGTCGCGTTCCATGTGCTGGCTGACGAAGGGCGGCTGACGACCCACTACCGGGTGGTCGTGGCCCGCCGGTAG
- a CDS encoding DUF6114 domain-containing protein: MRWRRWRRSRPFWGGLLTVLAGAWICVLPLAPLKIMLQQGVAGIPSVLMGAVMIVLGLTAWFAPPQRSLAGVLTTLIATAALVLSNLGGFLIGTLLGILGGGLMFAWQPYADRRAGGSASPPADSPDPSPTPTPHHDPQGAQP, encoded by the coding sequence ATGCGGTGGCGGAGGTGGCGGCGCAGCAGGCCGTTCTGGGGCGGGCTGCTCACCGTGCTCGCCGGGGCCTGGATCTGTGTCCTCCCGCTGGCGCCGTTGAAGATCATGCTCCAGCAGGGCGTGGCGGGGATCCCGTCCGTCCTGATGGGGGCGGTCATGATCGTGCTCGGTCTCACCGCCTGGTTCGCTCCCCCGCAGCGCAGCCTGGCCGGGGTCCTCACCACCCTCATCGCGACCGCCGCACTGGTCCTGTCGAACCTCGGCGGGTTCCTGATCGGCACCCTGCTCGGCATTCTCGGCGGCGGCCTGATGTTCGCGTGGCAGCCGTACGCGGACCGGCGCGCCGGGGGCTCCGCCTCGCCCCCGGCCGACTCACCGGACCCCTCCCCCACCCCCACCCCGCACCACGATCCCCAAGGAGCACAGCCATGA
- a CDS encoding NAD(P)/FAD-dependent oxidoreductase → MTEAVEYDVVVLGGGPAGENIADRTRAAGLSTALVESELVGGECSYWACVPSKALLRPALARADARRVPGLAGAVGGPLDTAAVFAHRDYWTGDWSDQGQLDWLESIGAHLYRGHGRLYGVRKVAVTSPEGEHHVLAARHAVVVATGTRALIPDLPGIAGARPWTSREATSAREVPGRLLIVGGSVVAAEMATAWQALGSQVTVLARGPGLLPRMEPFAGELVAEALREAGAVVRTGVSVEAVVREGSTGPVRAVLEGGETLEGDEILMATGRAPRTEDIGLETVGLKPGDWIGVDDSCRVPGHDWLYAVGDANRRVLLTHQAKYQARIAGAAIAARAAGAELDTGRWGAHAATADTDALPQAVFTDPEAAAVGLTLAEAERAGRRVRAVDYDMGKVSGAGLYADGYRGHARMVVDLDREVLLGVTFVGPGAAELVHAATIAVAGEVPIARLWHAVPSFPTVSEIWLRLLETYRG, encoded by the coding sequence ATGACCGAAGCCGTGGAGTACGACGTCGTGGTGCTCGGCGGGGGACCGGCCGGCGAGAACATCGCCGACCGGACCCGCGCCGCGGGGCTCAGTACCGCCCTCGTGGAGAGCGAGCTCGTGGGCGGGGAGTGCTCGTACTGGGCCTGCGTCCCGAGCAAGGCGCTGCTGCGCCCGGCGCTGGCCCGGGCCGATGCCCGCCGGGTGCCCGGCCTCGCGGGCGCCGTCGGGGGCCCGCTGGACACCGCAGCGGTGTTCGCGCACCGCGACTACTGGACGGGCGACTGGAGCGACCAGGGCCAGCTGGACTGGCTCGAATCGATCGGCGCCCATCTCTATCGGGGACACGGGCGGCTCTACGGGGTCCGCAAGGTCGCGGTCACCAGCCCCGAGGGTGAGCACCACGTACTGGCCGCCCGGCATGCCGTGGTCGTGGCCACCGGCACCCGGGCGTTGATCCCCGACCTGCCCGGGATCGCCGGGGCCCGGCCCTGGACGAGCCGCGAGGCCACCTCCGCCCGGGAGGTGCCCGGCCGGCTGCTCATCGTCGGCGGATCGGTGGTGGCCGCCGAGATGGCCACCGCCTGGCAGGCGCTCGGCTCGCAGGTCACCGTGCTGGCCCGGGGCCCGGGGCTGCTGCCCCGGATGGAGCCCTTCGCGGGCGAGCTGGTCGCCGAGGCGCTGCGCGAGGCCGGCGCGGTGGTCCGTACGGGTGTCTCGGTGGAGGCGGTCGTACGGGAGGGCTCGACCGGGCCCGTCCGGGCGGTGCTGGAGGGCGGCGAGACCCTGGAGGGCGACGAGATCCTCATGGCGACGGGCCGGGCGCCGCGCACCGAGGACATCGGGCTGGAGACCGTCGGACTGAAGCCCGGGGACTGGATCGGGGTCGACGACAGCTGCAGGGTGCCCGGGCACGACTGGCTGTACGCGGTGGGCGACGCCAACCGCCGGGTCCTGCTCACCCACCAGGCCAAGTACCAGGCCCGGATCGCGGGCGCCGCCATCGCCGCGCGCGCGGCGGGCGCCGAACTCGACACCGGACGCTGGGGCGCACACGCGGCGACCGCCGACACGGACGCCCTCCCGCAGGCGGTGTTCACCGATCCGGAGGCGGCGGCGGTGGGACTGACCCTGGCCGAGGCGGAGCGGGCCGGGCGCCGGGTGCGCGCGGTCGACTACGACATGGGCAAGGTGTCCGGCGCCGGGCTGTACGCCGACGGGTACCGGGGGCACGCCCGGATGGTGGTGGACCTGGACCGCGAGGTCCTGCTCGGCGTCACCTTCGTGGGGCCGGGCGCGGCCGAGCTGGTGCACGCGGCCACGATCGCGGTGGCGGGGGAGGTCCCGATCGCGCGGCTGTGGCACGCGGTTCCGTCGTTCCCGACGGTGAGCGAGATCTGGCTCCGGCTGCTGGAGACGTACCGGGGGTAA
- a CDS encoding methyltransferase, giving the protein MNRLTTPFGSYELTRFPEDPRDRLRAWDAADEYLLRHLESGTGDRGPVDLAGAGQITVLGDRWGALTTALAAYHPTQITDSSLTRSATAANLDRNGIGTAKRTVTLLTTQDAPPERIDVLLVRVPKSLALLEDQLYRLAPRVHAGTVVVGTGMVKEIHTSTLRLFERILGPTRTSLAEKKARLIFCTPGAPAAARPPAADPWPVTYTADEDAGSGAGLTVVNHAGIFCADRLDVGTRFFLQNIPTNTAGARVVDLGCGNGIVGTAVAVADPDAEVVFTDESYQAVASAKATFRANVTHERERADFLVGDGVAMLDPGSVDLILNNPPFHSHQATTDATALRMFAQSRKVLRQSGELWVVANRHMGYHTHLKRLFGNCEVVASEPKFVVLRAVKREQRQRAM; this is encoded by the coding sequence ATGAACCGTCTGACCACGCCTTTCGGCTCCTACGAGCTCACCCGCTTCCCCGAGGACCCGCGCGACCGGCTCCGCGCCTGGGACGCCGCCGACGAGTACCTCCTGCGCCACCTCGAATCCGGTACGGGGGACCGCGGCCCGGTCGACCTGGCCGGCGCCGGGCAGATCACCGTGCTCGGGGACCGGTGGGGGGCGCTGACGACGGCGCTGGCCGCCTACCACCCGACGCAGATCACCGACTCCTCGCTGACCCGGTCCGCCACCGCGGCGAACCTGGACCGCAACGGGATCGGCACCGCGAAGCGCACGGTGACGCTGCTGACCACGCAGGACGCCCCGCCGGAGCGGATCGACGTGCTCCTGGTGCGGGTGCCGAAGAGCCTGGCGCTGCTGGAGGACCAGCTGTACCGGCTGGCCCCGCGCGTCCACGCCGGCACGGTCGTGGTCGGCACCGGCATGGTCAAGGAGATCCACACCTCCACGCTGCGCCTGTTCGAGCGGATCCTGGGCCCGACGCGGACCTCGCTCGCCGAGAAGAAGGCGCGGCTGATCTTCTGCACGCCCGGCGCCCCCGCCGCCGCCCGCCCGCCGGCAGCGGATCCCTGGCCGGTGACGTACACCGCCGACGAGGACGCGGGCTCGGGCGCGGGCCTGACCGTCGTCAACCACGCGGGGATCTTCTGCGCGGACCGGCTCGACGTCGGCACCCGCTTCTTCCTCCAGAACATCCCGACCAACACGGCCGGCGCCCGGGTCGTGGACCTGGGCTGCGGCAACGGCATCGTCGGCACGGCGGTCGCGGTCGCCGACCCGGACGCCGAGGTGGTGTTCACGGACGAGTCGTACCAGGCGGTCGCCTCGGCGAAGGCCACGTTCCGCGCCAACGTCACGCACGAGCGGGAGCGCGCCGACTTCCTCGTCGGTGACGGGGTGGCGATGCTGGACCCGGGCTCGGTGGACCTGATCCTGAACAACCCGCCGTTCCACTCGCACCAGGCGACGACGGACGCGACCGCGCTGCGGATGTTCGCCCAGTCGCGCAAGGTGCTGCGGCAGAGCGGCGAGCTGTGGGTCGTGGCCAACCGTCACATGGGCTACCACACCCATCTGAAGCGGCTCTTCGGGAACTGCGAAGTCGTCGCGAGCGAGCCGAAGTTCGTGGTTCTGCGGGCCGTCAAGCGGGAGCAGCGCCAGCGGGCCATGTGA
- a CDS encoding DUF2087 domain-containing protein: MSHSTVAPQATPRTGQRGVDDLFSGGRLVAIPRKAARREQLLVHLAETLFAQDRAYTEPEVNDALRTVHEDSAALRRYLITSGLLTRTRDGGSYRRATTTR; encoded by the coding sequence ATGTCACACAGCACCGTTGCACCGCAGGCCACGCCCCGTACCGGCCAACGAGGGGTCGACGACCTCTTCTCCGGCGGGCGCCTCGTCGCCATCCCCCGCAAGGCCGCCCGCCGCGAGCAGTTGCTCGTCCACCTCGCCGAGACCCTCTTCGCACAGGACCGCGCCTACACCGAGCCCGAGGTGAACGACGCCCTGCGCACCGTGCACGAGGACAGCGCGGCGCTGCGCCGGTACCTGATCACCTCGGGCCTCCTCACCCGGACCCGGGACGGCGGCAGCTACCGGCGGGCCACGACCACCCGGTAG
- a CDS encoding DUF6230 family protein, with amino-acid sequence MSEPPGPEDRTGNGTGGVRWRRFALLTVPAVAVTAGLGIALAQGALAASFAVSGQQFKVSASSLEGEGFAQYGSVDVNAREELIPVAVTAIREAKLHNLCQSVVTTLPVVGDISLNLTAGKKAPVEASNLFVDATQLSGDAVFSNIEIGRDASTLDKGPAEAQGMQDLFAQQADTVSITDLHQTAWATNAGTFKLSGLSMNISKGKKECF; translated from the coding sequence TTGTCCGAACCTCCCGGCCCCGAGGACAGAACCGGAAACGGCACCGGCGGTGTTCGCTGGCGCCGCTTCGCCCTCCTGACCGTGCCCGCCGTGGCGGTGACCGCGGGCCTCGGCATCGCCCTCGCGCAGGGGGCCCTCGCCGCCTCGTTCGCCGTCTCCGGACAGCAGTTCAAGGTGTCGGCGTCGAGCCTGGAGGGCGAGGGCTTCGCGCAGTACGGCAGCGTGGACGTCAACGCCCGCGAGGAGCTCATCCCGGTGGCGGTAACGGCCATCCGGGAGGCCAAGCTCCACAACCTGTGCCAGTCGGTGGTCACCACGCTCCCGGTGGTCGGCGACATCTCGCTCAACCTCACCGCCGGCAAGAAGGCCCCGGTCGAGGCGAGCAACCTGTTCGTGGACGCGACGCAGCTCTCCGGCGACGCGGTCTTCAGCAACATCGAGATCGGGCGCGACGCCTCCACCCTCGACAAGGGTCCGGCCGAGGCGCAGGGCATGCAGGACCTGTTCGCGCAGCAGGCGGACACCGTCAGCATCACCGATCTGCACCAGACGGCCTGGGCGACGAACGCCGGGACGTTCAAGCTGTCCGGGCTGAGCATGAACATCAGCAAGGGCAAGAAGGAATGCTTCTGA
- a CDS encoding MerR family transcriptional regulator — protein sequence MGSQGEQDAGSGSGRYRREDVARAAGVKARNLRYYQERGLLPPPRREGRIAWYSDDHLARLRLISELLGRGYTVNGIAELLHAWEEGGGLSQLLGLEREMTRDWEHEEPVTMTRAELRELFGPGATAEDTRRAAELGYVRIDGDRVTHRSRRLLEATLTLVRQGVPLAEILDAGDFVQAQAAALADRFVGLFRRHVIGPEGLEGLSATQLDHISAAVAALRPMSGEVVAAEFARAMGRRVEAEVAELLRGKR from the coding sequence GTGGGCAGCCAGGGGGAACAGGACGCGGGCAGCGGCTCCGGGCGCTACCGCCGGGAGGACGTGGCGCGGGCGGCGGGCGTCAAGGCGCGCAACCTGCGCTACTACCAGGAGCGCGGGCTGCTGCCTCCGCCGCGCCGCGAGGGCCGGATCGCCTGGTACTCCGACGACCACCTGGCCCGGTTGCGGCTGATCAGCGAGCTGCTGGGGCGGGGCTACACCGTCAACGGCATCGCGGAGCTGCTGCACGCCTGGGAGGAGGGCGGCGGCCTGTCCCAACTCCTGGGCCTGGAGCGGGAGATGACACGCGACTGGGAGCACGAGGAGCCGGTCACCATGACCCGGGCCGAGCTGCGGGAGCTGTTCGGCCCGGGGGCGACGGCCGAGGACACCCGACGCGCGGCCGAGCTGGGTTACGTACGGATCGACGGGGACCGGGTGACGCACCGGAGCCGCCGGCTGCTGGAGGCGACGCTGACGTTGGTGCGTCAGGGGGTGCCGCTCGCGGAGATCCTGGACGCGGGGGACTTCGTACAGGCGCAGGCGGCCGCGCTCGCGGACCGGTTCGTCGGACTGTTCCGGCGGCATGTGATCGGCCCGGAGGGGCTGGAGGGACTTTCGGCCACCCAGCTGGATCACATCTCGGCGGCGGTGGCGGCGCTGCGGCCGATGTCGGGCGAGGTCGTGGCCGCCGAATTCGCGCGGGCGATGGGGCGGCGGGTGGAGGCGGAGGTCGCCGAACTGCTGCGCGGGAAGCGGTAA